A region from the Methylovorus glucosotrophus genome encodes:
- a CDS encoding FliH/SctL family protein: MSNATIPKEKQTAYQRWELSSFAEDKPKPVAVAKSPQEKEADSAKLAQMIDKLRQEGYAKGLEEGYAAGMAQALEQAQAEREQLQVLLNSLTEAMSASDEAVGEQLLALALDLAKAMLKTKIEVDPAAVLSVVKDAIHYLPYVQRPARILVHPEDVKTLKNYLVDDIAEHHWMIQEDRNVERGGCIVETAANQIDATNEVRWKRIADALSQQNDWLK, from the coding sequence ATGTCTAACGCCACCATCCCCAAGGAAAAACAGACCGCATATCAGCGCTGGGAGCTATCCTCATTTGCCGAGGATAAACCCAAGCCGGTGGCGGTCGCGAAATCGCCCCAGGAAAAAGAAGCCGACAGCGCCAAGCTGGCGCAGATGATAGACAAGCTGCGCCAGGAAGGTTACGCCAAAGGACTGGAAGAAGGCTATGCCGCTGGCATGGCGCAAGCCCTGGAGCAGGCGCAGGCCGAGCGTGAGCAATTGCAGGTGTTGCTTAACTCGCTGACCGAAGCCATGTCGGCATCGGATGAAGCCGTGGGCGAGCAATTGCTGGCACTGGCGCTGGATCTTGCCAAGGCCATGCTGAAGACCAAGATCGAAGTCGATCCGGCCGCCGTGCTGAGCGTGGTGAAAGATGCCATCCACTATTTGCCCTATGTGCAGCGTCCTGCCCGTATTCTGGTGCATCCCGAGGATGTGAAAACCCTGAAAAACTATCTGGTGGACGATATTGCCGAGCACCACTGGATGATCCAGGAAGATCGCAATGTCGAGCGTGGTGGCTGCATCGTGGAAACCGCCGCCAACCAGATCGACGCCACCAATGAAGTGCGCTGGAAGCGCATTGCCGATGCACTTTCCCAGCAGAATGACTGGCTGAAATAA
- a CDS encoding flagellar hook-length control protein FliK: protein MQNTPLPIISSTPSSNGMGSMNAPKSTTTDNAAATNSFQKVLSNQVQQRQQKNDSQQGKATTANVKSPQAEQKATDTKAADAKKDAADSSANIAPELADQFKDLALLAKQGKDLKGKPEKSEETKETTDAASVVTTDPAIAALAVPANVPVTPADKPALTTEDAAAAPKPQVDTTDSRPRGRLDQELGNMLAQSRTDTSDTSQIAQAGSDQADMSAWLEKMLPGFSTGETAKLAEQQAAKVDNTATIAQAQAVAATAPMNPVQASEAVGSSNTITAYPGRAGWDQAIGQKVAWMVAGGEQSATLTLNPPDMGPLQVVIHVHNDIADATFMSNNQEVRQALQDGMSNLRDMLNASGIQLGQSNVGEHTQSQQQLAEAGGRSGRASGNAAEDGSAAPAAVQSTVVRSGNGMVDTFV from the coding sequence ATGCAAAATACCCCGTTACCGATCATTTCCAGCACCCCGTCCAGCAATGGCATGGGCTCCATGAATGCCCCCAAGTCCACGACGACAGACAACGCGGCGGCCACCAATAGTTTTCAGAAAGTGCTGTCCAACCAGGTGCAGCAGCGCCAGCAAAAGAACGACAGCCAGCAGGGCAAAGCCACGACGGCGAATGTGAAATCGCCGCAGGCCGAGCAAAAAGCGACGGATACCAAGGCGGCTGACGCCAAAAAAGATGCCGCAGACAGCAGCGCCAATATCGCCCCTGAATTGGCTGACCAGTTCAAGGACCTCGCCTTGCTTGCCAAGCAGGGAAAAGACCTCAAGGGCAAGCCTGAGAAGTCGGAAGAAACAAAAGAAACCACAGATGCCGCGTCCGTGGTGACTACGGATCCTGCCATTGCGGCACTGGCCGTGCCTGCCAACGTGCCGGTAACGCCTGCTGACAAGCCTGCCTTGACCACAGAAGATGCCGCAGCCGCCCCGAAGCCGCAGGTGGATACCACAGACAGCCGCCCTCGAGGCCGTCTGGATCAGGAGCTGGGCAATATGCTGGCTCAAAGCCGCACTGACACTAGCGATACCAGCCAGATTGCGCAGGCTGGCAGTGACCAGGCCGATATGAGTGCATGGCTGGAAAAAATGCTGCCAGGCTTCAGTACAGGCGAAACCGCCAAGCTGGCTGAACAGCAAGCAGCCAAGGTGGATAACACCGCCACCATTGCCCAGGCGCAAGCTGTCGCAGCGACTGCGCCCATGAATCCTGTGCAGGCGAGCGAAGCCGTCGGTAGTTCCAATACCATTACGGCGTACCCTGGCCGCGCAGGCTGGGATCAGGCCATCGGCCAGAAAGTGGCCTGGATGGTGGCTGGCGGTGAGCAATCTGCCACACTGACCCTGAACCCGCCTGACATGGGGCCGCTGCAAGTGGTCATTCATGTGCACAATGACATTGCCGATGCCACCTTCATGTCCAACAACCAGGAAGTGCGTCAGGCGCTGCAGGATGGCATGTCCAATCTGCGTGACATGCTCAATGCCTCTGGCATCCAGCTTGGGCAGAGCAACGTCGGCGAGCATACGCAATCCCAGCAGCAACTGGCAGAAGCGGGTGGCCGTAGTGGCCGTGCTTCCGGCAATGCTGCGGAAGATGGCAGTGCAGCTCCCGCCGCCGTGCAGTCTACCGTGGTGCGTAGCGGCAACGGCATGGTGGATACCTTCGTCTAG
- the fliI gene encoding flagellar protein export ATPase FliI: MTAANPHVQRWHRYLRDCGEILEIVEPLEVAGRITKLTGLVMEAVGIKLPIGSACVVPLAEGRRVEAEVVGFDGDKLLLMPQSGVEGIVPGAKVFAMDVSDALPKPSHSNPPRRRTSDRARHLPVGDGLLGRVVDGAGRPLDDLGPLLTQNSVPLNTRPLNPLMRAPITDVLDVGVRAINSMLTVGRGQRMGLFAGSGVGKSVLLGMMARYTTADVIVVGLIGERGREVKEFIEQILGTDGLARSVVVAAPADVPALMRLQGASYATAIAEFFRNQGKNVLLIMDSLTRYAMAQREIALAIGEPPATKGYPPSVFAKLPALVERAGNGRPGEGSITAFYTVLTEGDDQQDPIADAARAILDGHIVLSRSLAESGHYPAIDIEQSISRAMHNITLPEHQKLSRRLKQLNSRYTRSADLINVGAYEAGSDPVLDEAIAKHTKIEAFLQQDIAERSDVEHSIAELAAVVAG, translated from the coding sequence ATGACCGCCGCCAATCCTCACGTGCAACGCTGGCATCGCTATCTGCGCGATTGCGGCGAGATACTGGAGATTGTTGAGCCGCTGGAAGTGGCAGGCCGTATCACCAAACTCACCGGGCTGGTAATGGAAGCCGTCGGCATCAAGCTGCCCATCGGCAGCGCCTGTGTGGTGCCACTGGCCGAAGGCCGCCGAGTAGAGGCTGAAGTCGTGGGCTTTGATGGCGATAAATTGCTGTTGATGCCGCAAAGCGGGGTAGAGGGTATCGTCCCCGGTGCCAAGGTGTTTGCCATGGACGTGTCCGATGCCTTGCCCAAACCCAGCCATTCCAATCCGCCACGCCGCCGTACCTCGGATCGTGCCCGCCATTTGCCGGTCGGCGATGGTTTGCTGGGGCGCGTGGTTGATGGTGCTGGCCGTCCGCTGGATGATCTCGGCCCATTGCTCACGCAGAACAGCGTGCCACTGAATACCCGTCCGCTTAATCCCTTGATGCGTGCCCCGATTACCGATGTGCTGGATGTGGGCGTACGCGCCATCAACAGCATGCTGACCGTAGGCCGCGGCCAGCGCATGGGCCTGTTTGCCGGTTCCGGTGTGGGCAAGAGCGTGCTCCTGGGCATGATGGCGCGCTACACCACAGCCGATGTGATTGTGGTGGGCCTGATCGGCGAGCGCGGCCGCGAAGTGAAAGAGTTTATTGAACAGATTCTGGGCACGGATGGCCTGGCCCGCTCGGTGGTGGTGGCGGCTCCGGCCGATGTGCCCGCACTGATGCGCTTGCAGGGCGCCAGCTATGCCACGGCGATTGCCGAGTTTTTCCGTAATCAGGGCAAGAATGTTCTGCTGATCATGGATTCGCTGACGCGCTATGCCATGGCTCAGCGCGAGATCGCATTGGCGATCGGCGAGCCGCCTGCCACCAAGGGCTATCCGCCTTCGGTATTTGCCAAGCTGCCTGCGCTGGTGGAGCGTGCGGGCAACGGACGGCCTGGCGAGGGCTCTATCACTGCGTTTTATACTGTGCTGACCGAAGGCGATGACCAGCAGGATCCGATTGCCGATGCCGCGCGTGCCATTCTCGATGGGCATATTGTGCTGAGCCGTAGCCTGGCAGAAAGCGGCCATTACCCGGCGATTGATATCGAGCAATCCATCAGCCGCGCCATGCATAACATAACCTTGCCCGAACATCAAAAGCTATCAAGAAGGTTAAAGCAGCTCAATTCGCGGTATACACGCAGTGCGGATTTGATTAATGTAGGAGCATACGAAGCTGGCAGCGACCCGGTCCTGGATGAGGCGATTGCCAAGCACACAAAAATCGAGGCGTTTTTGCAGCAGGATATTGCAGAGCGCTCCGATGTTGAACATAGCATTGCTGAGCTTGCCGCCGTGGTGGCAGGCTGA
- the fliL gene encoding flagellar basal body-associated protein FliL yields MAKDPKAAAPAEEAPAAGSKKKLVMIIVIALLVLGGGGGAAAWFFLHKPAKEEHKVEEKHEEAPKPPVFVSLETFTVNLQPDPESQFLQVDLTLKVADAEQAEIVKLHMPEIRNRLLMLLSSKKPSEVTSIEGKKALSDEIVAQVKQPFSAGEKPLEVSGVFFTSFVVQ; encoded by the coding sequence ATGGCAAAAGATCCAAAAGCGGCAGCGCCCGCAGAAGAAGCACCTGCAGCGGGTTCCAAGAAGAAGCTAGTCATGATTATCGTGATTGCCCTGCTGGTGCTCGGCGGTGGCGGTGGGGCGGCAGCATGGTTCTTCCTGCACAAACCTGCCAAGGAAGAACACAAGGTCGAAGAAAAGCACGAAGAGGCGCCAAAACCGCCGGTCTTTGTCAGCCTGGAGACTTTCACCGTCAATCTGCAACCTGATCCTGAATCCCAGTTCCTGCAAGTCGACCTCACATTGAAAGTCGCCGATGCCGAGCAGGCCGAGATCGTGAAGCTGCACATGCCGGAAATACGCAACCGTCTGCTGATGCTGCTTTCCAGCAAAAAGCCTTCCGAAGTTACCAGCATTGAAGGCAAGAAAGCCTTGAGCGACGAGATTGTGGCGCAGGTCAAACAGCCATTCTCGGCGGGCGAAAAGCCGCTGGAAGTCAGTGGCGTATTTTTCACTTCATTCGTGGTGCAATAA
- the fliJ gene encoding flagellar export protein FliJ — translation MTAQSLVLVTLTELAGKEADQAAEKLVALNKLLEDAQVKLNMLTEYRNDYMAKLARDLETGMDAQSYQNFQSFIRKLDQAVGGQQESVELARNRVSAQRIVWQECQKKKLSYEVLAERSEKKAHQQEQKRDQKLMDEHAMRSSRQPGRG, via the coding sequence ATGACAGCACAATCACTGGTTCTGGTGACATTGACCGAGCTGGCTGGCAAGGAGGCCGATCAGGCCGCCGAAAAGCTGGTGGCACTCAACAAGCTGCTCGAAGACGCACAGGTCAAGCTCAATATGCTGACCGAATACCGCAATGACTACATGGCCAAGCTGGCGCGTGATCTCGAAACCGGCATGGATGCCCAGTCGTATCAGAATTTTCAGTCCTTTATCCGCAAGCTCGACCAGGCGGTAGGGGGGCAGCAGGAATCTGTGGAACTGGCGCGCAACCGTGTTTCCGCCCAACGCATCGTCTGGCAGGAATGCCAGAAAAAGAAATTATCTTATGAGGTACTGGCAGAGCGCTCGGAAAAGAAAGCGCACCAGCAGGAGCAAAAGCGCGATCAGAAACTGATGGATGAGCATGCCATGCGCAGCAGCCGTCAGCCTGGCCGAGGCTAG